In Leptolyngbya sp. FACHB-261, a genomic segment contains:
- the sufC gene encoding Fe-S cluster assembly ATPase SufC: protein MSKALRISNLKATVEGASILKGVDLEVRPGEICALMGPNGSGKSTLAYTLMGHPKYQVTSGEVFLGEDNLLEMDPSERSRAGLFLAFQYPHEIPGVTITNFLRTTLKARGRDMDIFDFQDLMEEKMAQLEMDRSFAQRYLNDGFSGGEKKRAEALQMLMLEPSIAILDETDSGLDVDALRIVSQGVNSLRSPDFGALVITHYQRILDYITPDRVVVFIDGRVVLEGGPELAKRIEREGYDSIRAGVSVEA, encoded by the coding sequence GTGAGCAAGGCGCTCCGCATCAGTAACCTGAAGGCCACCGTTGAGGGGGCATCTATCCTTAAGGGGGTCGATCTGGAGGTCCGTCCGGGTGAGATCTGTGCCCTGATGGGACCCAATGGTTCCGGCAAGTCTACGCTGGCCTACACGCTGATGGGTCATCCCAAATATCAAGTCACTAGCGGTGAGGTCTTCCTGGGAGAAGACAATTTGCTGGAGATGGACCCTTCTGAGCGTTCCCGTGCCGGTCTGTTCTTAGCCTTTCAATATCCCCACGAAATTCCCGGGGTCACGATTACTAACTTCCTGCGCACCACGCTAAAAGCTAGGGGCCGGGATATGGACATCTTTGACTTCCAAGACTTGATGGAAGAGAAGATGGCGCAGTTGGAGATGGACCGCTCCTTTGCTCAGCGCTATCTCAATGACGGCTTCTCCGGGGGCGAAAAGAAGCGGGCTGAGGCGTTGCAAATGCTGATGCTAGAGCCGTCAATTGCCATCCTAGATGAAACCGATTCAGGCTTGGACGTCGATGCCCTGCGGATTGTCTCTCAAGGTGTGAACTCCCTGCGGAGTCCTGATTTTGGCGCTTTGGTTATCACCCACTACCAGCGCATTCTCGACTACATCACCCCTGATCGCGTGGTGGTGTTTATTGACGGTCGGGTTGTGCTCGAAGGTGGTCCTGAACTAGCCAAGCGAATCGAGCGCGAAGGTTACGATTCCATCCGTGCTGGCGTGTCTGTAGAAGCCTGA